The following are encoded together in the Halopseudomonas salegens genome:
- a CDS encoding DUF1329 domain-containing protein, with protein sequence MHKQMTLLGAGGLALSLLTTSVMAQQPDFSRLGGDLTPVGAERAGNAAGTIPEWTGGLDSDAGQLLDDGFSANPYADEQPEFVITAQNYQDYSDNLTPGQIALFERYPETFQMPVYPSHRSIGYSQDVYDQVKRMAGQAQLVNNGDGITNFPHGTFAFPIPQSGVEVVWNHNTRYRKNVHRYYMQAMPQVNGSYTLIKLEEEVGYPNQMPDVDHESVPNNLLYFKQRVNAPSRLAGNVLLVHDSLDQLQEPRMAWVYNAGQRRVRRAPQVAYDGPGTASDGMRTSDNFAMYNGAPDRYDWELVGKKEVFIPYNSYKLTEPDLPYADVLQAGHINPKHTRFELHRVWEVQGTIKDGQRHIYAQRNFFMDEDSWLITLADHYDGRGTLWRVGEGHISHNYREKIPGYSIETLYDLIAGRYIALGMYTEERAAPNFDYTPNYNQFTPAALRASGVR encoded by the coding sequence ATGCATAAACAAATGACTCTGCTGGGTGCCGGTGGTCTGGCACTGAGCTTGCTCACCACCAGCGTTATGGCGCAGCAACCCGACTTCAGTCGTCTGGGCGGCGATCTGACGCCGGTCGGTGCCGAACGTGCCGGCAATGCGGCAGGTACCATCCCCGAGTGGACCGGTGGCCTGGATAGCGATGCCGGTCAACTGCTGGACGATGGTTTTTCGGCCAACCCCTATGCCGACGAACAGCCCGAGTTTGTGATCACCGCACAAAACTACCAGGACTACAGCGACAACCTGACCCCCGGTCAGATCGCCCTGTTCGAGCGTTATCCGGAAACCTTCCAGATGCCGGTGTATCCGTCGCATCGCAGTATCGGTTATTCGCAGGATGTGTATGACCAGGTCAAGCGTATGGCCGGTCAGGCGCAGCTGGTGAATAACGGTGACGGCATCACCAACTTCCCGCACGGTACCTTTGCCTTCCCGATCCCGCAGAGCGGCGTGGAAGTGGTGTGGAACCACAACACGCGCTATCGCAAGAACGTGCACCGCTACTACATGCAGGCGATGCCGCAGGTAAACGGTTCCTACACCTTGATCAAGCTGGAAGAGGAAGTCGGTTACCCGAACCAGATGCCCGATGTGGATCACGAATCCGTCCCCAACAACCTGCTGTACTTCAAGCAGCGGGTGAATGCGCCGTCGCGTCTGGCGGGTAACGTGCTGCTGGTCCACGATTCACTGGATCAGCTGCAGGAGCCGCGTATGGCGTGGGTATACAATGCGGGTCAGCGCCGTGTTCGTCGCGCTCCGCAGGTGGCCTATGACGGTCCGGGTACAGCGTCGGACGGCATGCGGACCTCGGACAACTTCGCCATGTACAACGGTGCTCCGGATCGTTACGATTGGGAACTGGTTGGCAAGAAGGAAGTCTTCATTCCCTACAACAGCTACAAGCTGACCGAGCCTGACCTGCCGTACGCGGATGTGCTGCAAGCCGGTCATATCAACCCGAAACACACCCGTTTCGAGCTGCATCGCGTGTGGGAAGTGCAGGGTACGATCAAGGATGGTCAACGCCATATTTACGCCCAGCGTAACTTCTTTATGGACGAAGACTCCTGGCTGATCACCCTGGCCGATCACTACGACGGTCGTGGCACCCTGTGGCGCGTAGGTGAAGGTCACATTTCCCACAACTATCGGGAAAAGATTCCGGGTTATTCGATTGAAACCCTGTATGACCTGATCGCGGGTCGTTACATCGCTCTGGGTATGTACACCGAAGAGCGTGCGGCGCCGAACTTTGACTACACGCCGAACTACAACCAGTTCACACCGGCCGCATTGCGGGCATCCGGGGTGCGCTGA
- a CDS encoding S41 family peptidase — MAVAQTDDSLPDGQLPLDELRTFVEVLERIRTAYVEPVDDATLLENAIRGMLEGLDPHSAYLEPEAFRGLQDSTSGQFGGLGIEVGQEDGFIKVISPIDDTPAARAGIEAGDLIIKLDEQPTKGMSLMDAVTKMRGEAGTSITLTIVRDSGRPFEVELTRAVIRVQSVRSQMLDEGYGYLRITQFQNNTADDVRNTLNELKAGELKGLVLDLRNNPGGVLQAAVGVADSFLAEGNIVYTEGRLSNSEMRFNATSHNPSGEVPVVVLINGGSASAAEIVAGALQDHGRAVVMGTDSFGKGSVQTVLPLNNDRGLKLTTAIYFTPDGRSIQAQGIVPDIRVERARVTREEEDIAAVRESDLQGHLRRSEPSAPAVAADRERPQDTDYQLNQALTLLKGLHLTRAKP, encoded by the coding sequence ATGGCGGTGGCCCAAACCGACGATAGCCTGCCAGACGGGCAGCTGCCGCTCGACGAGCTGCGTACCTTTGTCGAAGTGCTGGAGCGTATTCGTACCGCTTATGTCGAGCCGGTTGACGACGCGACCCTGCTGGAAAATGCCATTCGCGGGATGCTTGAAGGGCTGGATCCGCATTCTGCATACCTTGAGCCAGAGGCTTTCCGTGGTCTGCAGGACAGCACCAGCGGTCAGTTCGGTGGCCTGGGTATTGAAGTCGGCCAGGAAGATGGTTTTATCAAGGTGATTTCACCGATTGATGATACGCCTGCCGCCCGCGCCGGCATTGAAGCCGGTGATCTGATCATCAAGCTGGATGAACAGCCGACCAAGGGCATGAGCCTGATGGATGCGGTGACCAAAATGCGCGGTGAAGCCGGCACCAGTATCACGCTGACCATCGTGCGTGACAGTGGCCGACCCTTTGAGGTCGAGTTGACCCGGGCGGTGATTCGGGTGCAAAGCGTGCGCAGTCAGATGCTGGACGAAGGCTATGGCTACTTGCGCATTACCCAGTTCCAGAACAATACCGCGGATGACGTGCGCAACACCCTGAATGAACTCAAGGCGGGTGAACTCAAGGGCCTGGTGCTCGACTTGCGCAATAACCCCGGCGGCGTGCTGCAGGCTGCAGTAGGCGTGGCTGACAGCTTCCTTGCCGAAGGCAATATCGTGTACACCGAAGGCCGCCTGAGCAATTCGGAAATGCGCTTTAATGCCACCAGCCATAATCCCAGCGGTGAAGTGCCGGTCGTGGTATTGATCAATGGTGGTTCTGCCTCGGCGGCAGAGATTGTTGCCGGTGCACTGCAGGATCATGGCAGAGCGGTAGTCATGGGGACCGACAGCTTTGGCAAGGGTTCGGTGCAAACGGTGTTGCCACTGAACAATGATCGCGGCCTGAAACTGACCACGGCAATCTATTTCACCCCTGATGGCCGCTCGATTCAGGCCCAGGGCATTGTGCCGGACATTCGCGTCGAGCGGGCCCGTGTTACCCGTGAGGAAGAAGACATTGCTGCCGTGCGAGAGTCTGATTTGCAGGGGCATCTGCGCCGCAGCGAACCCAGTGCGCCAGCAGTGGCTGCTGACCGCGAGCGCCCGCAGGATACGGATTACCAGCTGAATCAGGCGCTGACGCTGCTCAAGGGCTTGCATCTCACCCGCGCGAAACCATGA
- the gpmI gene encoding 2,3-bisphosphoglycerate-independent phosphoglycerate mutase produces the protein MSAAPKPLVLMILDGFGHSESADSNAIMAAQTPFWDQLWRESPHTLVSGSGMDVGLPDGQMGNSEVGHMNLGAGRVVYQDFTRVTKAIADGDFFTNPTICQAVDKAATAGKAVHIMGLLSPGGVHSHEQHLIAMAELAVRQGAEKIYLHAFLDGRDTPPKSAEASLRLLDEAWARLGKGRTASLIGRYFAMDRDNRWERVAEAYNLIAEGQAAFSSPTAVDGLLAAYERGESDEFVKATSIGEPVSIADGDAVVFMNFRADRARELSRAFVEPDFAGFPRQRPLQLAGFVMLTQYAADIPAPCAYPPAALNNVLGEYLSRQGKTQLRIAETEKYAHVTFFFSGGREEPFAGEERILVPSPQVATYDLQPEMSAPEVTDRIVEAIEQQRYDVIVVNYANGDMVGHTGVFAAAVKAVECLDDCMRRIVSALQRVGGEALITADHGNVEQMADHSTGQAHTAHTCEPVPFVYVGPRAVSLRDGGILSDVAPTMLTLLGLEQPAEMTGRSIASLN, from the coding sequence ATGAGCGCAGCCCCCAAGCCCCTGGTTTTGATGATTCTCGACGGTTTTGGCCACAGTGAGTCAGCGGACTCCAATGCCATCATGGCCGCGCAGACCCCTTTCTGGGATCAGCTGTGGCGAGAATCGCCGCATACGCTGGTATCCGGCTCCGGGATGGATGTTGGCCTGCCAGACGGTCAGATGGGTAATTCCGAGGTCGGGCACATGAATCTCGGCGCCGGGCGGGTGGTCTATCAGGATTTCACCCGGGTGACCAAGGCCATCGCGGATGGTGATTTCTTTACCAACCCGACAATCTGTCAGGCCGTGGACAAGGCTGCCACCGCGGGCAAGGCCGTGCATATCATGGGCCTGCTGTCGCCGGGTGGTGTGCATAGTCACGAACAACACCTGATTGCCATGGCCGAGCTTGCGGTGCGCCAGGGCGCCGAAAAAATTTACCTGCATGCCTTTCTGGATGGCCGCGACACGCCACCGAAAAGCGCCGAAGCATCACTGCGCTTGCTGGATGAAGCCTGGGCGCGGTTGGGCAAGGGCCGAACCGCCAGTCTGATCGGGCGTTATTTCGCCATGGACAGGGATAATCGCTGGGAACGTGTGGCTGAGGCCTACAACCTGATTGCCGAGGGTCAGGCGGCGTTTTCCAGCCCAACCGCAGTGGATGGCTTGCTGGCGGCCTATGAGCGTGGTGAAAGTGACGAGTTCGTCAAGGCGACCAGTATCGGTGAGCCGGTCAGCATCGCTGATGGCGACGCCGTGGTCTTCATGAACTTTCGGGCTGATCGTGCGCGGGAATTGAGCCGCGCTTTTGTCGAGCCCGACTTCGCGGGTTTCCCCCGTCAACGCCCACTGCAACTGGCCGGTTTTGTCATGTTGACGCAGTATGCAGCGGATATTCCGGCGCCCTGTGCCTACCCGCCGGCAGCGCTGAACAATGTGTTGGGTGAATACCTGTCCAGGCAAGGCAAGACCCAGTTGCGTATTGCTGAAACGGAAAAATACGCTCACGTTACCTTTTTCTTCTCCGGCGGACGCGAAGAGCCTTTCGCTGGTGAAGAGCGCATTCTGGTGCCGTCCCCGCAGGTGGCAACCTATGACTTGCAGCCGGAAATGAGCGCGCCGGAAGTGACTGACCGTATTGTCGAAGCCATCGAGCAACAGCGCTATGACGTTATCGTGGTCAACTATGCCAATGGCGACATGGTCGGGCATACCGGCGTGTTCGCCGCCGCAGTCAAGGCGGTCGAATGCCTGGATGACTGTATGCGGCGTATCGTCAGTGCCCTGCAGCGGGTCGGCGGCGAGGCGTTGATAACCGCGGACCATGGCAATGTCGAACAAATGGCTGACCATTCCACCGGGCAGGCGCATACCGCTCATACCTGCGAGCCGGTGCCCTTTGTGTATGTCGGGCCGCGGGCTGTCAGTCTGCGCGATGGTGGTATTCTCTCTGATGTGGCGCCGACCATGCTGACACTGCTCGGCCTTGAACAGCCCGCGGAAATGACCGGGCGCAGTATTGCCAGTCTGAATTAA
- a CDS encoding murein hydrolase activator EnvC family protein — MRRQQGWCKGIVLVVLAAGLSVAQTLPADEPETAEQAREQLQATEAEIEQLREVLKGLEQEMTGLQQELQESESDIGRLERESRELEQQIEDGEARLQELRRDSQALQLALEAQHEQIARQARAAYMAGDQDYLKVLLNQDDPARMSRMLGYYQQVSQARVRELDEYRTTLRQISDTREAMLRQQQSLQGDRSELEQRTASLQEQQRQRSRLLTQLRQQQGSQTQQLENQQAERKALNELIERLDQAITSIPTPAGSLPFADAKGKLPLPVTGEIKARFGSQRGGDERLRWDGLLLDAEEGSPVHAIHGGRVVFAEWLRGSGLLLILDHGQGYLSLYGHNQSLLHDVGTWVQPGEAVATVGNSGGQAVAGLYFAIRHQGRPLDPLGWCMLSS; from the coding sequence ATGCGCAGGCAGCAAGGATGGTGCAAAGGCATAGTGCTCGTGGTACTGGCTGCCGGCCTGAGTGTCGCCCAGACGCTGCCAGCTGACGAGCCGGAAACCGCGGAACAGGCACGAGAGCAATTGCAGGCCACCGAGGCGGAAATCGAGCAATTGCGCGAAGTACTCAAGGGTCTGGAACAGGAGATGACCGGCCTGCAGCAGGAACTGCAGGAAAGCGAAAGTGATATCGGTCGCCTGGAACGGGAAAGCCGTGAGCTGGAGCAACAAATCGAGGATGGTGAGGCGCGTCTGCAGGAGTTGCGCCGCGACAGTCAGGCTTTGCAACTGGCGCTTGAGGCCCAGCACGAGCAGATTGCCCGCCAGGCCCGGGCTGCCTATATGGCAGGCGACCAGGATTACCTGAAAGTATTGCTCAACCAGGATGATCCGGCGCGCATGTCGCGGATGCTGGGCTATTACCAGCAGGTCAGCCAGGCGCGCGTTCGTGAACTGGACGAGTACCGCACTACGCTGAGACAAATCAGTGACACCCGAGAGGCGATGCTGCGTCAGCAACAAAGCCTGCAGGGTGATCGCAGCGAGCTGGAACAGCGCACTGCGTCACTGCAGGAACAACAGCGCCAGCGTAGTCGTTTGCTGACACAGCTGCGTCAGCAGCAGGGTTCGCAAACGCAGCAACTGGAAAACCAGCAAGCCGAGCGCAAGGCGCTGAATGAGTTGATTGAACGCCTGGACCAGGCGATCACCAGTATTCCCACGCCGGCCGGCAGCTTGCCCTTTGCTGATGCCAAGGGCAAGCTGCCCCTGCCGGTCACTGGTGAGATCAAGGCGCGCTTCGGCAGTCAGCGTGGTGGCGATGAACGTTTGCGCTGGGATGGTTTGCTACTGGATGCCGAGGAAGGTTCGCCGGTACATGCGATTCATGGCGGCCGGGTGGTGTTTGCCGAGTGGTTGCGCGGTTCCGGGTTGTTGCTGATTCTGGATCATGGCCAGGGTTACCTGAGCCTGTACGGCCATAATCAGAGCCTGTTGCATGATGTCGGTACCTGGGTACAGCCCGGGGAAGCCGTTGCAACGGTTGGAAACAGTGGTGGACAAGCCGTTGCGGGCCTGTATTTTGCCATTCGTCATCAGGGGCGCCCACTGGACCCTCTGGGCTGGTGTATGCTGTCCAGCTGA
- a CDS encoding DUF1302 domain-containing protein, giving the protein MTTTRSAARLGALPLAIAMASLIGPAQAASFQLGDMQVQLDSQLSIGASWALSDADNRFIHVDTMRDGKPMGGQATSRTSDDGRLNFDKGDIFSKAFKGVHDVEMRYRNSGAFLRGKYWYDFETKDGSQRFYDISDDGAAPLMKASGVALLDAFVYHNYSIGTLPGNLRVGRQVVNWGESLFISNSINSVNPLDVSAFRRPGSEVKEALIPVEMLYVSQTLSDNLSMEAFYQLKWAPTVTDNCGTFFGADTVGKGCVDRLIVAGMDRPQNELQADNIIISRARKDEEARDDGQWGVAFRWFAPELNDTEFGLYAMNYHSRTPTFNGVAGRLLLGGAGITGIDGSLGAAGYFFKYPEDIRLYGVSFQTNVAGMPLAGEISYRPNMPLGIATSDMSRTALQLGDNTHRGLTGLATGTEIQGYERKEFLQAQVSLIKTIDRVLGASRMVVAGEVGFNHIAGLSNANGKTKFGRDSLFGQSPFADGTCSSLGSSPKAASWCENNGYMTSNSWGYRVRANLQYSNVFRGVNLTPSLAWSHDVEGYSPNFNENAKSVSLGLNADYANKYNASISYTSYFDGKYNTNVDRDFASVSVSVSF; this is encoded by the coding sequence ATGACAACAACAAGATCTGCCGCAAGACTCGGCGCCTTGCCACTGGCAATTGCCATGGCCAGCCTGATCGGGCCAGCGCAAGCCGCCAGTTTTCAGCTCGGCGACATGCAAGTGCAGCTGGATTCGCAACTCAGTATCGGGGCCAGCTGGGCGCTCAGCGACGCTGACAATCGTTTCATCCATGTCGACACCATGCGTGATGGCAAGCCCATGGGGGGGCAAGCCACCTCACGCACCTCCGACGACGGTCGGCTGAATTTCGACAAGGGAGACATCTTTTCCAAGGCGTTCAAGGGCGTTCATGATGTGGAGATGCGCTATCGCAATTCCGGTGCCTTCCTGCGCGGCAAATACTGGTACGACTTTGAAACCAAAGATGGCAGTCAACGCTTCTATGACATCAGCGATGATGGCGCAGCGCCGCTGATGAAAGCCTCGGGCGTGGCACTGCTGGACGCCTTTGTTTATCACAACTATTCCATTGGCACCCTGCCTGGCAATCTCCGTGTCGGTCGACAGGTGGTCAACTGGGGTGAAAGCCTGTTTATCAGCAACTCCATCAATAGCGTCAACCCATTGGACGTATCGGCTTTCCGCCGTCCCGGTTCCGAGGTCAAGGAAGCTCTGATTCCGGTAGAGATGCTCTATGTATCTCAGACGCTTAGCGACAATCTGAGCATGGAAGCCTTCTACCAACTCAAGTGGGCCCCCACGGTGACCGACAATTGTGGCACCTTTTTCGGCGCCGACACCGTGGGTAAAGGCTGCGTGGATCGACTGATCGTGGCCGGCATGGACCGCCCGCAAAACGAACTGCAAGCGGACAACATCATCATTAGCCGGGCACGCAAGGATGAGGAGGCGCGTGATGACGGCCAATGGGGCGTTGCCTTCCGCTGGTTTGCCCCGGAACTCAACGATACGGAGTTCGGCCTGTACGCCATGAACTACCATAGCCGCACACCGACCTTCAACGGGGTTGCCGGTCGTTTGCTGCTGGGAGGTGCTGGTATCACCGGGATAGATGGCAGCCTGGGTGCTGCCGGTTACTTCTTCAAATACCCGGAAGATATCCGCCTGTACGGCGTTAGCTTCCAGACCAACGTAGCCGGCATGCCCCTCGCTGGCGAGATCAGCTACCGGCCGAACATGCCCCTGGGTATCGCTACCAGCGACATGAGCCGTACCGCGCTGCAGCTGGGTGACAACACCCATCGCGGGCTGACCGGTCTGGCAACCGGTACCGAGATCCAGGGCTATGAGCGCAAAGAGTTCCTGCAGGCACAGGTCTCATTGATAAAAACCATCGACCGGGTGCTGGGTGCCAGCCGCATGGTAGTGGCCGGCGAAGTTGGCTTCAACCATATCGCCGGATTGAGCAACGCCAACGGCAAGACAAAATTTGGCCGCGACTCGTTGTTTGGCCAAAGCCCATTCGCCGATGGCACCTGTTCATCGCTCGGCAGCAGCCCGAAAGCCGCCAGCTGGTGCGAGAACAACGGTTACATGACCAGCAATTCCTGGGGCTATCGAGTGCGAGCCAACCTGCAATACAGCAACGTATTCCGCGGTGTGAATTTGACCCCGAGCCTGGCCTGGTCACATGACGTCGAGGGTTACAGCCCGAACTTCAACGAGAATGCCAAATCGGTCAGCCTGGGGCTGAATGCGGATTACGCGAACAAATACAACGCCAGTATCAGCTACACCTCGTACTTCGATGGCAAGTACAACACCAACGTTGACCGTGATTTTGCGTCTGTCAGCGTCAGCGTAAGCTTCTAA
- a CDS encoding helix-turn-helix transcriptional regulator: MKGQHQPREQAVWMDLIGEALSLRQRTLLESTLARKLLTHLQESDSIDQSSCNLLWEEALQLSGDDWFGLQAGLSMNFSSLPLRALELTAAASADVAAALASLARFFELVSAQARAELTMGPQGASLRLLPIGQPHPQHMQALLGMCARLLESLGQSRQDVLLLLPAEQVLFERRQIAGLRLQGGDGYALQLPRQVLDCPLPDSTPVLLSGITGTLRNLLASMSGTDLVERVRHTMLRLLSTGRLSEVEIAAPMNISTRHLRRLLKQQGASYEQLLDQVRREESLRLLQDSGKSLTSIAYELGFHEPSSFTRAFRRWTGISPSEFRRRQQTSQLAVDACRRIA; encoded by the coding sequence ATGAAAGGACAACATCAGCCGCGTGAACAGGCTGTCTGGATGGATTTGATTGGCGAGGCGCTGAGTCTCCGGCAGCGAACGCTGTTGGAGTCCACGTTGGCAAGGAAATTGTTGACGCACCTGCAGGAGAGCGACAGCATCGATCAGAGCAGTTGCAACCTGCTTTGGGAGGAAGCCTTGCAACTCAGTGGAGATGACTGGTTTGGTCTGCAGGCCGGATTGTCCATGAATTTCTCCTCGTTGCCTCTGCGTGCGCTCGAGTTGACGGCGGCGGCCAGTGCCGATGTGGCTGCCGCGCTTGCTTCACTGGCGCGCTTTTTTGAACTGGTCAGCGCTCAGGCCCGTGCAGAACTGACCATGGGGCCGCAGGGCGCCAGCTTGCGGCTGTTGCCGATCGGCCAGCCTCATCCGCAACACATGCAGGCACTTTTGGGGATGTGCGCAAGATTGCTCGAGTCGCTGGGACAGTCGCGGCAAGACGTATTGCTGCTGTTGCCTGCCGAGCAGGTCCTGTTCGAAAGGCGACAGATAGCCGGCCTGCGTTTGCAGGGGGGCGACGGGTATGCGTTGCAGTTGCCCCGTCAGGTGCTGGATTGCCCATTGCCCGACTCGACCCCGGTATTGCTCAGCGGGATTACCGGGACCCTGCGCAATTTGCTGGCGAGCATGTCAGGAACAGACCTGGTTGAACGGGTCAGGCATACCATGCTGCGCCTGCTGTCCACCGGGCGGCTCAGCGAGGTGGAGATAGCCGCGCCAATGAACATCAGCACACGGCATCTGCGGCGGCTGCTGAAACAGCAGGGCGCCAGCTACGAGCAGTTGCTGGATCAGGTGCGTCGAGAGGAAAGCCTGCGTTTGCTGCAAGACTCTGGCAAGTCGCTGACCAGTATTGCCTACGAACTCGGTTTTCATGAGCCAAGCAGCTTTACACGGGCTTTTCGGCGCTGGACCGGCATCAGTCCGAGTGAATTCCGGCGCCGCCAACAAACGTCTCAACTTGCTGTTGATGCCTGCAGGCGGATTGCCTGA
- a CDS encoding divergent polysaccharide deacetylase family protein, with protein MSLRGIPALLVLGLLVACSEQPEPETASGQAPEQPAATHPVAEAEPAEGPPDWLLHPETLPALPEPEPEPEPEPEPVTDAASVESAPAMPADDQVTALPDRPLLAIVIDDLGHSYTQGRRIIDLPGPVALAILPQTPFARRLAREASAAGQIVMLHQPMENGAGLPLGPGGLYRDTPIEGYADILLSNLAELPGVSGINNHMGSLLTADRVAMDQLMAVAQRENLFFLDSRTTAETQAAFAAAAAGVPHASRQVFLDHVRDADAVADSFAVALELARQQGRAIVVGHPHAATLAFLERALPGLAAREGVTLVPVTALLAH; from the coding sequence ATGAGTTTGCGCGGTATTCCGGCACTGCTGGTGCTGGGATTACTGGTTGCCTGTAGCGAGCAGCCCGAGCCCGAGACCGCCAGTGGACAGGCGCCGGAACAACCGGCTGCCACTCATCCAGTCGCCGAGGCAGAGCCGGCTGAAGGGCCACCGGACTGGTTGCTGCATCCGGAAACTCTGCCAGCCTTGCCTGAACCTGAACCTGAACCTGAACCTGAACCTGAACCTGTAACGGATGCTGCGTCGGTCGAGTCGGCACCCGCCATGCCGGCAGACGATCAGGTGACGGCGTTGCCTGACCGCCCATTGCTGGCAATTGTGATTGACGATCTGGGGCACAGCTACACGCAGGGGCGACGGATTATCGACTTGCCCGGCCCGGTCGCTCTGGCCATTTTGCCCCAGACTCCTTTTGCCCGGCGGCTGGCGCGCGAAGCCAGTGCGGCCGGACAGATTGTCATGCTGCACCAGCCTATGGAAAACGGCGCGGGTTTACCGCTTGGGCCTGGCGGCTTGTATCGGGATACCCCCATTGAGGGCTATGCCGATATTCTGTTGAGCAACCTGGCCGAACTGCCTGGCGTCAGTGGCATCAATAACCATATGGGCAGCTTGCTGACGGCTGACCGGGTGGCCATGGATCAGCTTATGGCGGTTGCGCAGCGCGAGAATTTGTTCTTTCTCGATAGTCGCACCACGGCGGAAACCCAGGCGGCTTTTGCAGCCGCTGCAGCCGGGGTGCCACATGCCTCGCGTCAGGTATTTCTTGATCATGTGCGGGATGCGGATGCGGTTGCAGACTCCTTTGCCGTGGCGCTGGAATTGGCCCGGCAGCAAGGTCGAGCCATTGTCGTCGGGCACCCGCATGCCGCTACGCTGGCTTTTCTTGAGCGGGCATTGCCGGGGCTTGCCGCGCGCGAAGGAGTGACGCTGGTGCCGGTGACAGCGCTGCTTGCCCACTGA